From Chitinivibrio alkaliphilus ACht1, one genomic window encodes:
- the yidC gene encoding membrane protein insertase YidC, with protein MNRQTLFGVLLVVGALSFLNSPMWYNLLGYKHPSQVTSEESTSSVVQEMPVESSETVVEQSSEKEPEEEISSLAQAEEKIASPEERDPDTIAISNGVLDLAFSEKGARIISAHALEYEYRDDMPSSGVVSLIDTARGGIGALRIGGADTDSLLFSYDTAASTETHAVFRAPYEDSELVKTYHIPENSYYIELSVESRALAGNNVALRFDSGMNEPEDPDNMSTRLVPREYFLSDSRGNISVEKERRETQQEFSGMYRWVGTKSKYFAAAVIYPEEKNLIVTAQSYAVDPSLAVDGNNINYSLTVESGIDDISHEYTLFLGPAQVDLLREAGVGLDRMVFRGWSFLWLDTIFPALCNFVLAVMTAVYSVLGDYGLGILAITILMKLITFPLTQSSLKSMKQMKEIQPKIREIQKKYKKDPQVMQAKMMEFYQKEGVSPLAGLGGCLPMFIQMPIMLSLFVVPRKAIELRGEQTLLVPWAADLSQPEVLFSLPMTLPLYGGHVSLLPILAALLMFFQNKDTITDPQQKSMMYIMPFFMAVMFNNFPAGLTLYFLFSTIFQLLQQKLVNRSAAPTA; from the coding sequence ATGAATAGACAGACTCTTTTTGGTGTTCTTTTAGTTGTGGGAGCACTCTCCTTTCTCAATTCCCCCATGTGGTACAATCTGTTGGGATACAAGCATCCCAGCCAAGTGACGTCTGAAGAGAGTACTTCTTCGGTGGTGCAGGAAATGCCTGTAGAATCTTCGGAGACAGTCGTGGAACAATCATCAGAAAAAGAGCCTGAAGAGGAAATCTCTTCCCTGGCCCAGGCTGAGGAAAAGATAGCCTCTCCCGAAGAGCGGGATCCGGACACAATTGCTATATCCAATGGGGTATTGGATCTTGCCTTCAGTGAGAAGGGCGCACGTATTATTTCTGCCCATGCTCTGGAGTATGAGTATCGTGATGATATGCCTTCTTCCGGTGTGGTCAGTCTTATAGACACAGCGCGAGGCGGCATTGGGGCTCTCCGCATCGGGGGGGCGGATACGGACAGCCTTCTGTTTTCCTATGATACTGCGGCCAGTACAGAAACGCACGCGGTGTTTCGTGCTCCCTATGAGGATTCAGAGTTGGTGAAAACGTACCATATTCCCGAAAACTCCTATTATATAGAATTGTCCGTAGAGTCTCGGGCCCTTGCGGGCAATAATGTGGCTCTTCGCTTTGACTCCGGCATGAATGAGCCGGAAGATCCTGATAATATGAGTACTCGGTTGGTGCCACGGGAGTATTTTCTTTCGGATAGTCGCGGGAATATTTCTGTTGAAAAAGAGCGACGGGAGACACAACAGGAATTTTCCGGTATGTATCGCTGGGTTGGAACAAAATCGAAGTATTTTGCGGCAGCGGTAATATATCCTGAAGAAAAAAATCTCATTGTTACGGCCCAGTCCTATGCGGTGGACCCTTCCTTGGCAGTTGATGGAAATAATATCAACTACTCCCTTACTGTTGAGTCGGGCATTGACGATATCTCCCATGAGTACACACTCTTTTTAGGACCGGCTCAGGTTGATCTATTGCGCGAAGCCGGTGTTGGTTTGGATCGTATGGTCTTTCGTGGGTGGTCTTTCCTCTGGTTGGATACCATATTTCCGGCCCTGTGTAATTTTGTCTTAGCGGTGATGACAGCAGTATACTCAGTACTTGGTGATTATGGCTTGGGGATTCTTGCCATAACTATTTTGATGAAACTCATCACCTTTCCTCTCACGCAGAGCAGCTTAAAGTCTATGAAGCAAATGAAGGAGATTCAGCCGAAGATCCGGGAAATACAGAAAAAGTACAAAAAGGATCCGCAGGTAATGCAGGCTAAAATGATGGAGTTTTATCAAAAAGAAGGGGTGAGTCCCCTGGCTGGTCTTGGGGGATGTCTTCCCATGTTTATTCAGATGCCTATTATGCTCTCGTTGTTTGTGGTGCCCCGGAAGGCCATTGAGCTGCGGGGTGAGCAGACGCTTCTTGTTCCATGGGCAGCAGATTTATCTCAGCCGGAAGTGCTCTTTTCTCTGCCCATGACGCTTCCGCTCTATGGCGGGCACGTTTCCCTCCTGCCTATTCTGGCAGCCTTGCTCATGTTTTTTCAAAACAAAGATACCATCACTGATCCACAGCAAAAGTCGATGATGTATATCATGCCTTTCTTTATGGCGGTGATGTTTAATAATTTTCCCGCCGGCTTAACCCTCTACTTCCTATTCTCAACCATATTTCAGCTTCTTCAGCAGAAACTTGTAAACAGAAGTGCTGCGCCGACAGCGTAG
- the yidD gene encoding membrane protein insertion efficiency factor YidD — translation MRQWGKDILAAVLYAVIQAGKTIFLLDRGVCRFTPSCSVYARDAVKTLPLHRAMLQIIQRLIRCRPGGGFGYDPVQTNEVENE, via the coding sequence GTGAGACAGTGGGGTAAAGATATTCTTGCGGCAGTGCTCTATGCAGTAATTCAAGCAGGAAAAACAATCTTCTTGCTTGATCGAGGGGTATGTCGATTTACTCCCAGCTGCAGTGTCTACGCGCGTGACGCCGTGAAAACCCTTCCCCTGCATCGTGCAATGCTACAGATTATACAACGGCTTATCCGGTGTCGTCCCGGCGGAGGATTCGGGTATGATCCGGTTCAAACGAATGAGGTTGAAAATGAATAG